In one window of Caballeronia sp. TF1N1 DNA:
- a CDS encoding AlpA family transcriptional regulator: protein MQKREVVPHAGSEYSQEDELSRFSVDRENTKQMLASDFGITSAFVRVAVLARVLGISQPTIYAAIRRGSFFLPVRALGSMPVVKFDDLVDWYCQPSRIPPACAILEEEGNAAVAGAPQCERALPGEDKVVDFDRPRSSPKEIRDDIVAGVLARMRGQRHG, encoded by the coding sequence ATGCAGAAAAGAGAAGTTGTTCCGCACGCCGGTTCTGAATATTCACAAGAAGATGAACTTAGCCGGTTTAGCGTCGATCGAGAAAACACCAAGCAAATGCTTGCGAGCGACTTTGGCATAACGTCCGCGTTCGTGCGGGTCGCAGTTCTTGCCAGGGTGCTGGGCATATCGCAGCCGACGATTTACGCGGCGATCCGGCGAGGATCGTTTTTCCTTCCTGTTCGCGCGCTCGGTTCAATGCCAGTCGTGAAATTCGACGACCTTGTGGACTGGTATTGCCAGCCTAGCCGCATTCCACCAGCTTGCGCGATCTTAGAGGAGGAGGGCAACGCCGCGGTCGCTGGCGCTCCGCAATGCGAGCGCGCTCTGCCCGGAGAAGACAAAGTTGTCGACTTTGATCGTCCACGGAGCAGCCCAAAGGAGATTCGCGACGACATTGTGGCGGGCGTTCTCGCGCGCATGCGAGGTCAACGCCACGGATAG
- a CDS encoding type IV secretion system DNA-binding domain-containing protein yields MSDIRAGSKGTPPSVKRLDWARWLRLAALEGGIAGGIALAALWRDLPLLPAPRGELSEHVLFWAKLATHEAAPSLFAHSAKIYAAHWSAIGLEGRLAIEWRVALASVIACAPGFFTARRALTPRDGLLFLRGPARFEGAAAVRRLKKTFRKQNTRRPDHPIAPDVPWPASMWTRHVLVVGGSGAGKSTFIKPLIEGVIAAGEPMLLFDPKGDFTAAFSAPEILAPWDSRSLVWDVARDVRNVLEMRRFAAAMVRESSDPMWSNASRQLLVGLLVYLRGTKKYDWGWRELSDLVALSQPELLAIMRRWHPEAVRAVERASVTTQGILINLSAFCSPIIDLARAWGGLPAERRVSFRRWTSGRGRRHKQIILQGNGAYSELTKSYLEAVIGVVSSVVNSVELEDDESRKLWFIADEFAKMGKIPARDLFEVGRSRGVRCVVACQDFAQIEEIHGEHFVRALMGMCATHVVGQMSPGETAEKICKALGAREHERLNVSSSSGGASATQTSSFSRESVPLYSPSELASRLGPATDEESVTLLLATGGDVYELVYPRIRWESARPAHVAAPWTLGESDVDESFLVNADALDDLKAAGLGAAAAEMGGTAKASALRDGAAGESATDKSATRERSGHGRATNGCGYPVAANGSGGCKRSERFHEKTRDEANAAGDCFDDDDGAARAR; encoded by the coding sequence ATGAGCGACATTCGAGCAGGATCGAAAGGAACGCCGCCAAGCGTGAAACGGTTGGATTGGGCGAGGTGGCTGCGCTTGGCCGCATTGGAGGGCGGCATTGCGGGCGGCATCGCGCTTGCCGCGCTGTGGCGGGATTTGCCGTTGCTGCCCGCGCCGAGGGGCGAGCTCAGCGAGCACGTTTTGTTTTGGGCCAAACTGGCGACCCATGAGGCGGCGCCTTCGCTGTTCGCGCACAGCGCCAAGATTTACGCCGCGCATTGGAGCGCGATCGGCCTCGAGGGGCGGCTTGCGATCGAGTGGCGCGTCGCGTTGGCAAGCGTCATCGCTTGCGCGCCCGGCTTCTTCACCGCACGGCGAGCCCTGACGCCGCGAGACGGACTTCTGTTTTTGCGCGGCCCGGCCCGTTTTGAAGGGGCCGCCGCCGTCCGTCGCCTAAAAAAGACGTTTCGGAAGCAAAACACGCGTCGCCCTGACCATCCCATCGCGCCGGACGTGCCGTGGCCCGCGAGCATGTGGACGCGCCACGTGCTAGTCGTCGGCGGGTCCGGCGCGGGCAAATCGACATTCATCAAGCCGCTGATCGAGGGCGTGATTGCGGCGGGCGAGCCGATGCTGCTGTTCGACCCCAAAGGCGATTTCACTGCTGCGTTTTCGGCGCCGGAAATTCTCGCGCCTTGGGACAGCCGATCGCTTGTGTGGGATGTCGCGCGCGACGTGAGAAACGTGTTGGAAATGCGCCGATTCGCCGCCGCCATGGTGCGCGAAAGCTCTGATCCGATGTGGTCGAACGCGTCCCGGCAACTTCTGGTCGGCTTGCTCGTTTATTTGCGCGGCACGAAAAAATACGACTGGGGATGGCGGGAGCTAAGCGACTTGGTGGCGCTCTCGCAGCCTGAATTGCTCGCGATCATGCGCCGCTGGCATCCGGAGGCCGTTCGCGCAGTGGAGCGCGCATCGGTGACGACTCAAGGCATCTTGATCAATCTTTCGGCGTTTTGCTCGCCCATCATTGACTTGGCGAGAGCCTGGGGCGGCTTGCCCGCTGAGCGGCGCGTCAGTTTCCGCCGCTGGACATCGGGGCGCGGACGACGCCACAAACAAATAATTTTGCAGGGAAACGGCGCATATTCCGAGCTGACCAAGAGCTATCTCGAGGCCGTGATCGGCGTCGTCTCGTCCGTCGTGAACAGCGTCGAATTGGAAGACGACGAGAGTCGCAAGCTGTGGTTCATCGCGGACGAGTTCGCGAAGATGGGGAAGATTCCAGCGCGCGATTTGTTCGAGGTGGGTCGATCGCGCGGAGTTCGCTGCGTTGTCGCGTGCCAGGACTTCGCGCAAATCGAAGAAATTCACGGCGAACATTTTGTTCGGGCGTTGATGGGCATGTGCGCCACTCACGTGGTGGGACAGATGTCGCCTGGCGAGACGGCGGAGAAAATCTGCAAGGCGCTCGGCGCGCGGGAGCACGAGCGGCTGAATGTTTCCTCGTCGAGCGGCGGGGCCAGCGCGACGCAGACAAGCTCGTTTTCTCGCGAAAGCGTGCCGCTTTACTCGCCCTCTGAGCTCGCGTCGCGATTGGGGCCCGCGACCGACGAAGAAAGCGTCACGCTGCTCTTGGCGACGGGGGGCGACGTCTACGAGCTTGTATATCCGCGGATTCGGTGGGAGTCAGCGCGCCCGGCCCATGTCGCCGCGCCCTGGACGCTTGGAGAATCGGACGTGGACGAATCCTTCCTTGTCAACGCCGACGCGCTTGACGATCTCAAGGCCGCCGGCTTGGGGGCCGCTGCGGCCGAAATGGGCGGGACAGCGAAAGCGAGCGCCTTGAGAGACGGCGCAGCCGGCGAAAGCGCCACCGATAAAAGCGCCACTCGCGAAAGATCTGGCCACGGACGAGCGACAAATGGCTGTGGATATCCCGTCGCCGCCAACGGAAGCGGCGGCTGCAAACGGTCTGAGCGCTTCCACGAGAAAACGCGCGACGAGGCAAACGCGGCTGGCGATTGCTTCGATGACGATGACGGCGCCGCGCGAGCGCGTTGA
- a CDS encoding CAP domain-containing protein, protein MKTKTLASAAAFALFLAACGGGGGNSGGAATTPTGSGANTGGGANTGADTNTNTSSISLLTPAGAGSFTATGDVVNDSLAYTNAMRAQLGLSALKYVPAVAQAATSHALNMQATNNVGHYEAAGQPNFTGVSPSDRVAAAGYATNSVGEIAAGFLGPFSSSTEAIDGLFDAPFHRAIFLFDTTGVGFGQAPSADMTKYSTFTGDFVDYVASTPDNKLVAYPYDGQTNVKPQWQAVETPNPIEAKHPNLVGQNVGYPVTLSAAGNGAFSNVVFTITDAAGNNVPCDETDNSNNAEATRLAMCVSPTVLANNTTYKVTVTGSLTNTSITTATPFSVSWSFTTGTATGSSNTSATPAVAASAKSQRSPGAAGANRSPVFN, encoded by the coding sequence ATGAAAACTAAAACCTTGGCCTCGGCGGCCGCCTTTGCCCTCTTCCTGGCAGCTTGCGGCGGAGGCGGAGGAAACAGCGGCGGAGCGGCCACGACGCCGACCGGCAGCGGAGCGAACACGGGAGGGGGCGCGAACACCGGCGCGGACACCAACACGAACACAAGCTCAATCTCCCTGTTGACCCCGGCGGGCGCGGGCTCTTTCACGGCGACCGGCGACGTGGTCAACGACTCGCTGGCCTACACAAACGCGATGCGCGCTCAGCTAGGCCTTTCTGCGCTGAAATACGTGCCGGCGGTCGCGCAAGCGGCGACAAGCCATGCGCTGAACATGCAAGCGACCAACAACGTGGGCCACTATGAAGCCGCAGGCCAACCGAACTTCACGGGCGTTTCGCCGAGCGACCGCGTCGCGGCCGCCGGCTACGCGACCAACTCGGTGGGCGAAATCGCCGCGGGTTTCCTGGGGCCGTTCTCGAGCTCGACCGAAGCGATCGACGGCCTCTTCGACGCTCCGTTCCACCGCGCGATTTTCCTGTTTGACACGACGGGCGTGGGCTTCGGCCAAGCGCCGAGCGCCGACATGACGAAGTATTCGACGTTCACGGGCGACTTTGTCGACTACGTCGCTTCGACGCCGGACAACAAGCTGGTCGCTTACCCGTATGACGGCCAGACGAACGTCAAGCCGCAATGGCAAGCCGTGGAAACGCCGAACCCGATCGAAGCGAAGCACCCGAACCTGGTGGGCCAAAACGTCGGTTACCCGGTGACGCTCAGCGCGGCGGGCAACGGCGCGTTCTCGAACGTCGTGTTCACGATCACGGACGCGGCGGGCAACAACGTGCCGTGCGACGAGACGGACAACAGCAACAACGCGGAAGCCACGCGTCTTGCGATGTGCGTTTCGCCGACCGTGCTGGCCAACAACACGACCTACAAGGTCACGGTGACGGGCTCGCTGACGAACACCTCCATCACCACGGCGACGCCGTTCTCGGTGAGCTGGTCGTTCACGACGGGCACGGCGACGGGATCCTCGAACACGTCCGCCACGCCTGCGGTCGCGGCCTCCGCGAAGTCGCAACGGTCGCCGGGCGCAGCCGGCGCGAATCGCTCGCCGGTCTTCAATTGA
- a CDS encoding helix-turn-helix transcriptional regulator: MANAVGVEIQTISRLETGTISPTVHRLSQFAELFDCPIGSLFGEHRAAAGEDARSLSLLIADLPREDRRVILRIVSDAASLARAKDERQYREAAIERRELLDATGGDKGKKRRAKRL, from the coding sequence GTGGCGAACGCCGTTGGCGTCGAGATTCAAACGATTTCTCGGCTGGAAACCGGAACCATCTCCCCGACCGTTCACCGCCTCTCTCAATTCGCCGAATTGTTCGACTGCCCCATCGGATCGCTCTTCGGCGAGCATCGAGCAGCCGCAGGCGAAGACGCGCGGTCTTTGAGCTTGTTGATCGCGGATTTGCCGAGGGAGGACCGGCGAGTGATCCTCCGAATCGTCTCGGACGCGGCGTCGCTGGCTCGCGCGAAGGACGAGAGGCAATACCGCGAAGCGGCCATCGAGCGCCGCGAACTGCTCGATGCGACCGGCGGCGACAAAGGCAAGAAACGGCGGGCCAAACGCTTGTGA
- a CDS encoding helix-turn-helix domain-containing protein: MDAEEVWREALRPIYELQRSKTEFEALIHTWSLDGRMLLTRHFTKDEVWFKRTRRRIATSGVEHYLVHCLLGGSLASESEGAQQRVALNSIAVRDTSVENVGFAVNAPMLTLSVPRAALDRLMPEGARLHGATFAAADPVGALMSSHIMALANVLTDMSTDQSRVAAEATIGLLASCLLPQVAEIDESRPDARLSPMLRARALAMIERRLLDPELGVESLCKSLRLSRTSLYELFADRGGVANAIRGKRLDEAYRRLADPMRMRERIGEIAYASGFSSESTFHRAFKDRFGCSPTEARNESAGPRRPEADDTPEALAARYEAAVRNLKG; the protein is encoded by the coding sequence ATGGACGCGGAAGAAGTGTGGAGGGAGGCGTTGCGCCCAATCTACGAGTTGCAACGATCAAAGACGGAGTTCGAAGCCCTGATTCACACGTGGAGCCTCGACGGCAGAATGTTGCTGACGAGGCATTTCACGAAAGACGAGGTTTGGTTCAAGCGCACGCGGCGACGCATAGCGACGAGCGGCGTTGAGCACTATCTTGTGCACTGCCTGCTCGGCGGAAGCTTGGCGTCGGAATCCGAAGGCGCGCAACAGCGGGTCGCGCTTAATTCGATCGCTGTGCGCGACACAAGCGTGGAGAACGTCGGCTTCGCCGTGAACGCCCCCATGCTCACGCTGAGCGTTCCGCGCGCGGCCCTTGACCGGCTGATGCCGGAGGGCGCTAGGCTGCACGGGGCGACGTTCGCGGCAGCCGATCCCGTCGGCGCGCTCATGTCGTCGCACATCATGGCGCTCGCGAATGTTTTGACGGACATGTCAACCGACCAATCGCGCGTCGCGGCGGAGGCGACGATCGGCTTGCTGGCCTCTTGCCTGCTTCCGCAAGTTGCGGAGATCGACGAAAGCCGGCCGGACGCCCGCTTGTCTCCGATGCTCCGCGCTCGCGCTTTGGCGATGATTGAGCGTCGTTTGCTGGACCCCGAGCTAGGCGTGGAATCGCTTTGCAAGTCTTTGCGGCTTTCGCGCACTTCGCTTTACGAGTTGTTCGCTGATCGCGGCGGGGTGGCGAACGCGATTCGCGGCAAACGGCTTGACGAGGCGTATAGGCGGTTGGCGGATCCGATGCGAATGCGGGAGCGAATCGGAGAGATTGCCTACGCCAGTGGTTTTTCGAGCGAGTCGACATTCCATCGAGCTTTCAAGGATCGCTTTGGCTGCTCTCCGACGGAGGCTCGCAACGAGAGCGCAGGCCCAAGACGGCCGGAGGCCGACGACACGCCCGAGGCCCTGGCCGCACGATATGAAGCGGCCGTGCGCAACTTGAAGGGATAA
- a CDS encoding site-specific integrase, producing the protein MHKLPHLYRNRLGVYYLRLKRNGQEAKRSLRTKDFKQAKIWALAFNLELAMTQPSPEDFDLNVEKLKKLDLILPDGTQLRDIKTDEDVRLAKALIGDRLSAAVAASPPLDFPIFSPSVAAAIAAQAANSAPKKKGKPFSEVAARYKKEKKLDNTPRTITAKESAFADFKKRHGDRPIEEYALEDAIAHKDALIDDGASASRVNAKLSFLRDLFAYAISNGVREGPNPFETAKVSSKSKLEQQKRSYKPFTATDLATIFDPLAYSARMDKPHYHWLPFLALYSGARLEELASLPLNNVQCEGGIWFFEIEKAKNANSQRRIPLHQTVVASGFLGYVQKLRDSRATQLFPELKPGANGYGKNVTRRFADYLDERFITDDRKVFHSFRHTFIARMTELNTHPAMLMALVGHYDQAKVDFSSAHFANYQHAKPLAELKATLDRFDLALPLAF; encoded by the coding sequence ATGCACAAGCTGCCGCACCTGTATCGCAACCGCCTTGGCGTCTACTACTTGCGCCTGAAGCGCAACGGCCAAGAAGCGAAGCGTTCTCTTCGCACGAAAGACTTCAAGCAGGCTAAGATTTGGGCGCTTGCCTTCAATCTCGAGTTGGCCATGACCCAGCCCAGCCCCGAAGACTTTGACTTGAATGTCGAAAAGCTTAAAAAGCTCGACTTGATCCTGCCGGACGGCACGCAGCTTCGCGACATCAAGACCGACGAGGACGTGCGCCTTGCGAAGGCTCTGATTGGCGATCGCCTCAGCGCCGCCGTCGCGGCATCGCCACCGCTCGATTTCCCGATCTTCTCCCCTTCCGTCGCCGCCGCGATCGCCGCGCAGGCGGCGAATTCCGCGCCGAAAAAGAAAGGCAAACCGTTTTCGGAAGTGGCGGCGAGATACAAGAAAGAAAAGAAGCTCGACAACACGCCTCGCACCATCACGGCGAAGGAAAGCGCATTCGCAGATTTTAAAAAGCGGCACGGCGACCGGCCCATTGAAGAGTATGCATTGGAAGACGCGATCGCCCATAAAGACGCGCTGATCGACGACGGCGCGAGCGCAAGCCGCGTGAACGCGAAACTGTCGTTCTTGCGCGACTTGTTCGCTTATGCGATCAGCAACGGAGTTCGCGAAGGCCCCAACCCTTTTGAGACGGCAAAAGTTTCGTCCAAGTCGAAGCTTGAACAGCAGAAGCGCTCTTACAAGCCCTTCACCGCCACTGACCTTGCGACGATCTTCGATCCACTCGCTTATTCGGCTCGCATGGACAAGCCCCATTACCATTGGCTGCCGTTTCTCGCGCTCTATTCGGGCGCGCGTCTCGAAGAGCTTGCCAGCCTCCCCTTGAACAACGTTCAATGCGAAGGCGGCATTTGGTTCTTCGAGATTGAGAAAGCGAAGAACGCAAACTCTCAACGGCGCATCCCGTTGCATCAGACGGTCGTGGCCTCTGGCTTTCTCGGCTATGTTCAAAAGCTCAGAGACTCCCGCGCAACTCAGCTGTTCCCCGAGTTGAAGCCCGGCGCCAACGGCTATGGGAAAAACGTCACGCGCCGCTTTGCGGATTATCTCGACGAGCGGTTTATCACTGACGACCGGAAGGTCTTTCACTCGTTTCGACACACATTCATTGCTCGCATGACCGAGCTAAACACGCATCCAGCGATGCTTATGGCGTTGGTGGGACACTACGATCAGGCAAAAGTGGATTTCAGCTCAGCGCACTTCGCAAACTACCAACACGCAAAACCACTCGCTGAACTCAAAGCCACGCTCGATCGATTCGATTTGGCTTTGCCTTTAGCCTTTTGA
- a CDS encoding MFS transporter, with protein MATVEGRISHAPMTSEERKVIFASSLGTVFEWYDFYLAGSLAIYISKTFFSGVNPTAGFIFTLLGFAAGFAVRPFGAIVFGRLGDMVGRKYTFLVTIVIMGLSTFLIGFLPGYATIGIAAPVIFIAMRLLQGLALGGEYGGAATYVAEHAPANKRGAWTAWIQTTATLGLFISLIVILAVRTMVGEEQFGAWGWRIPFLVSILLLAVSVWIRMKLHESPVFERIKSEGKTSKAPLTEAFGEWKNLKIVLLALFGLTAGQAVVWYTGQFYSLFFLTQTLKVDGTSANIMVAVALLIGTPFFVFFGSLSDRIGRKPIIMAGCLIAALSFFPLFKALAHYTNPTLEAATQKSPIVVISNPDECSFQFNPVGTSKFTSSCDIAKSALSKAGLNYENVAAPAGTLAQIKVGETVVNTYDGKAADAKAQGAAFDKTLAGTLKSAGYPAKADPALINWPMAIVVLTILVIFVTMVYGPIAAMLVEMFPARIRYTSMSLPYHIGNGWFGGFLPATAFAIVAARGDIYSGLWYPIVIALATFVIGMLFVKDTRKTNVYDED; from the coding sequence ATGGCTACGGTTGAGGGGCGCATTTCCCACGCACCGATGACGAGCGAGGAAAGGAAGGTCATCTTCGCTTCGTCGCTCGGCACGGTGTTCGAGTGGTACGACTTTTATCTGGCGGGCTCGCTTGCCATCTACATCAGCAAGACGTTCTTCTCGGGCGTCAATCCGACCGCTGGCTTCATCTTCACGCTGCTCGGCTTCGCGGCGGGTTTCGCGGTGCGTCCGTTCGGCGCGATCGTGTTCGGGCGGCTCGGCGATATGGTCGGGCGCAAATACACGTTTCTCGTGACCATCGTCATCATGGGTTTGTCGACGTTCCTGATCGGCTTCCTGCCCGGCTACGCGACCATAGGCATTGCGGCGCCGGTCATCTTTATCGCGATGCGCTTGCTGCAGGGCCTCGCGCTCGGCGGCGAGTACGGCGGCGCGGCGACCTACGTCGCGGAGCACGCACCGGCCAACAAGCGCGGCGCATGGACCGCGTGGATCCAGACCACGGCGACGCTTGGCCTTTTCATTTCGCTGATCGTGATTCTGGCGGTACGCACGATGGTTGGCGAAGAACAGTTCGGTGCCTGGGGCTGGCGTATTCCGTTCCTCGTGTCGATCCTGCTGCTCGCGGTGTCGGTGTGGATTCGCATGAAGCTGCATGAATCGCCGGTGTTCGAGCGCATCAAGTCCGAAGGCAAGACTTCGAAGGCGCCGCTGACCGAAGCGTTCGGCGAATGGAAGAACCTGAAGATCGTGTTGCTGGCGCTGTTCGGTTTGACGGCGGGTCAGGCGGTCGTGTGGTACACGGGGCAGTTCTACTCGCTCTTCTTCCTCACGCAAACCCTCAAGGTCGATGGCACCAGCGCGAATATCATGGTCGCGGTGGCGCTTTTGATCGGCACGCCGTTCTTCGTGTTCTTCGGGTCGCTGTCGGACCGGATCGGCCGCAAGCCGATCATCATGGCGGGCTGCCTGATCGCCGCGTTGAGCTTCTTCCCGCTCTTCAAGGCGCTCGCGCACTACACCAACCCGACGCTCGAAGCCGCCACGCAGAAGTCGCCGATTGTCGTGATCTCCAATCCGGACGAGTGCTCGTTCCAGTTCAATCCGGTGGGCACGTCGAAGTTCACGTCGTCGTGCGATATCGCGAAGAGCGCGCTGTCCAAGGCCGGTCTCAACTACGAGAACGTCGCGGCACCGGCGGGCACGCTCGCGCAGATCAAGGTGGGCGAAACGGTGGTGAACACCTACGACGGCAAGGCGGCCGACGCGAAGGCGCAAGGCGCGGCCTTCGACAAGACGCTTGCCGGCACGTTGAAGAGCGCGGGCTACCCGGCGAAGGCCGATCCGGCGCTCATCAACTGGCCGATGGCGATCGTCGTTCTGACCATCCTCGTGATCTTCGTGACGATGGTCTACGGCCCGATCGCGGCAATGCTGGTTGAGATGTTCCCGGCGCGGATTCGCTATACGTCGATGTCGTTGCCGTATCACATCGGCAATGGCTGGTTTGGTGGATTTCTCCCTGCGACGGCCTTCGCTATCGTCGCCGCGAGAGGCGATATCTATTCGGGCTTGTGGTATCCGATTGTGATTGCGCTGGCGACGTTCGTGATCGGCATGTTGTTCGTCAAGGACACGCGCAAGACGAATGTCTATGACGAAGATTGA
- a CDS encoding sensor histidine kinase, translating to MASPVSTEPSEAGHGHDHAAIESDTDAKRDARYANPFAPPDELEPDNETHPRSLFGEILDWMLAPLLLLWPMSIAVTYLVAKSIANGPFDRALEADVYMLARQIQPVNGVAELRLPDVTRDFLRADNVDSVFFQVLGTRGELVGGDRDMPLPHDDDRPQPGIVEFRDDALRGNDIRVAYTTVDVPGLAPGRDPAETQPVLVQVAETLDKRSQLANDIIKGVILPQFVILPLAIVLVWFGLSRGLAPLHALQSNIRARRPDDLSPLEAARAPPEIAPLVASFNDLLVRLEQNMEFQKRFIADAAHQMKTPLAGLRMQAEFALRQEVSTEVQRSLEQIATSSEHAARLVTQLLALARAENRATGQIFSHVELTDLARLAVRDWVQAALAKGIDIGYEEPAYPVEVEGNAVMLRELLSNLIDNAIRYTPPNGRVTVRVRTGEHDLDHVHLEVEDTGLGIPSAERERVLERFYRILGREGDGSGLGLAIVKEITAMHGGTLVIEDHVYQEAPRLAGTLVRVSLQRVFPMRDKP from the coding sequence ATGGCGTCGCCCGTTTCCACCGAACCAAGCGAAGCCGGGCACGGACACGACCACGCCGCCATTGAAAGCGACACCGACGCCAAGCGCGACGCGCGCTACGCCAACCCGTTCGCGCCTCCCGACGAACTCGAACCCGACAACGAAACGCATCCGCGCTCGCTCTTCGGCGAGATTCTCGACTGGATGCTTGCGCCGCTTCTGCTGCTCTGGCCGATGAGCATCGCGGTGACGTATCTGGTCGCGAAGTCGATTGCCAACGGTCCGTTCGACCGCGCGCTCGAAGCCGACGTCTACATGCTCGCGCGCCAAATCCAGCCTGTGAACGGCGTCGCCGAACTGCGTCTACCCGATGTCACGCGCGATTTCCTGCGCGCCGACAACGTCGACAGCGTGTTCTTTCAAGTGCTCGGCACGCGCGGCGAACTGGTCGGCGGCGACCGTGACATGCCCTTGCCGCATGACGACGATCGTCCGCAGCCGGGCATCGTCGAATTTCGCGACGACGCCCTGCGCGGCAACGACATTCGCGTCGCCTATACGACGGTCGATGTGCCCGGTCTCGCGCCGGGACGCGATCCCGCCGAGACGCAGCCGGTGCTCGTGCAGGTCGCCGAGACGCTGGACAAACGCAGCCAGCTCGCCAACGACATCATCAAAGGCGTGATCCTGCCGCAGTTCGTGATCCTGCCGCTCGCCATCGTGCTCGTGTGGTTCGGCCTCTCGCGCGGGCTCGCGCCGCTGCACGCGCTGCAGTCGAACATTCGCGCGCGCCGTCCGGACGACCTCTCGCCGCTCGAAGCGGCCCGCGCGCCGCCCGAGATCGCGCCGCTCGTGGCGTCGTTCAACGATTTGCTCGTGCGGCTCGAACAGAACATGGAGTTTCAGAAGCGCTTTATCGCCGACGCCGCGCATCAGATGAAAACGCCGCTCGCCGGCCTGCGCATGCAGGCGGAGTTTGCGTTGCGCCAAGAGGTATCGACGGAAGTGCAGCGCTCGCTCGAACAGATCGCCACGAGTTCCGAGCACGCGGCGCGGCTCGTCACGCAATTGCTCGCGTTGGCGCGCGCGGAAAATCGCGCGACGGGGCAGATTTTCTCGCACGTCGAACTGACCGATCTCGCGCGGCTCGCCGTGCGCGACTGGGTGCAGGCGGCGCTCGCGAAGGGTATCGATATCGGTTACGAGGAGCCCGCGTATCCCGTCGAGGTCGAGGGCAACGCGGTGATGCTGCGTGAATTGCTGTCGAATCTGATCGATAACGCCATCCGCTACACGCCTCCGAACGGACGCGTGACCGTGCGCGTGCGGACCGGCGAGCACGATCTCGATCACGTTCATCTCGAAGTGGAAGACACCGGACTTGGCATTCCGAGCGCCGAACGCGAGCGCGTGCTCGAGCGTTTCTATCGCATTCTCGGACGCGAGGGCGACGGCAGCGGCCTCGGTCTCGCCATTGTCAAGGAGATCACGGCGATGCACGGCGGCACGCTCGTCATCGAAGATCATGTGTATCAGGAAGCGCCGCGACTGGCCGGAACGCTGGTTCGCGTGAGCTTACAGCGGGTTTTTCCTATGCGGGACAAACCCTGA
- a CDS encoding response regulator transcription factor — translation MRILIAEDDSILADGLIRSLRQSGYAVDHVKHGVEADTALSLQTFDLLILDLGLPLMPGLEVLRRLRARNSQMPVLILTAADSVDERVKGLDLGADDYMAKPFALNELEARVRALTRRGAGGGPTVVKHGSLAFDQVGRVAHIGEQVVDLSARELGVLEVLLQRIGRLVSKEQLVNHLCEWGEEVSNNAIEVYVHRLRKKIEASGARIITVRGLGYTLEKAVATVDNGAVAQPAASDSLPASPQYK, via the coding sequence ATGCGAATCCTCATTGCCGAAGACGACAGCATACTCGCGGACGGTCTCATTCGATCACTCCGCCAATCGGGATACGCCGTCGACCATGTGAAGCATGGCGTCGAGGCAGATACCGCCCTTTCGCTGCAAACTTTCGACCTCCTGATTCTCGATCTCGGCCTGCCGCTCATGCCCGGTCTGGAGGTGCTGCGCCGCCTGCGCGCACGCAATTCGCAGATGCCGGTTTTGATCCTGACGGCGGCCGACAGTGTCGACGAACGCGTGAAGGGACTCGACCTCGGCGCCGATGACTATATGGCCAAACCCTTCGCGCTCAACGAGCTCGAAGCGCGCGTTCGAGCGTTGACGCGACGCGGCGCGGGTGGCGGTCCGACTGTCGTGAAGCATGGTTCGCTGGCGTTCGACCAGGTCGGACGCGTCGCGCATATCGGCGAGCAAGTCGTAGACCTGTCCGCGCGCGAACTCGGCGTGCTCGAAGTGCTGCTCCAGCGCATCGGGCGGCTCGTGTCGAAGGAACAGCTCGTGAATCATCTATGCGAGTGGGGTGAAGAAGTAAGCAACAACGCAATCGAGGTGTACGTGCACCGCTTGCGCAAAAAAATCGAAGCGAGCGGCGCGCGCATCATCACGGTGCGCGGGCTCGGCTACACGCTGGAGAAAGCCGTCGCCACCGTCGACAACGGCGCCGTTGCCCAACCCGCGGCGAGCGATTCCCTGCCCGCCAGCCCTCAATACAAGTAG